The following proteins are co-located in the Sebastes umbrosus isolate fSebUmb1 chromosome 24, fSebUmb1.pri, whole genome shotgun sequence genome:
- the LOC119483338 gene encoding uncharacterized protein LOC119483338 isoform X1, producing the protein MAEEEGSSGNELEEQFKSLLSRLSEEDSEPFCSDFCKLVEEYASHWQVPLPRLRILEIALRYFAGASTLKTNCDHVSHTVSSLALSVFELLLFFDQKDFHQEPLKHFAVTFQECNSALARHQNVHLLQVERLVRGGGPWAGPALQAILSESSLPQSEVDGCISSELPVFFELRVHYLLSCERVSEAMALAKCCAAHPTAGQHLFFLQVYLTWLFKTSQHDRLHKEVAEFNGKDAVHIICSLECEETDELLLALSRAFLSQQLLRGDMYYLYDLVFIWSKLHSRLNTSKQALLEESHQLMLSATNVNSIFPFIRDILQEPSEDGIEFCVELCANALGSCRPCDVITKSLIYKTIAGLLPNDLEVSRVCALLVFFLERTVESYKMLYLLYMPPDQEYHVEYSPIRNHIRFETLQFLKKDLCFDPEFWNLIALRTNCLKLMSETVVSDALEEIMEDKWILSYCTKEPAFRSRASVCQKARKKRHHEEDSEEDADSASRRLKVGPGRPRLNVDHTIKKKGNRGSSSEPLRRSFWQQERLQDNGELRRTTRLSEKNLPKRRIMKPKWLLEDSGTLGENNVIPKIKKHGLKHQKDHASSVEKRSETGELKNNANHNPSVNSHLMARENNSKHRRGFSLESPKPAASPQVILELSLPDNELMGTFTEDACNRQRGFPQVLLYRPTLKVPAASQSLKTVQRKLVILRARDAAMFAQQLHCYALQQKGKGNTPNIQGSVSTITRSSVQGSPPKDPLCEKPAAEVKGGFTSQTPAAAEATKSPVLQAQTTKAVSQKTFSGRELSEKSSVEMKVTNASQTSAETDLTEAPMVDKVLHAPTVTSVGEFCEEPAVEMKVTIASTAANVTPSPGLDKVSKAVKDAVEVSQTSTEDNDQMVVTDKISNIGAADSTPSQSQDVLKDGKQDLKSLSSQAETVKNPVAPEVLAAVSNSISEVTDVSLSKGHVPCKNDTSGGTVVTTSTPTDQDSINDISALTLVTEMVTELAPEALARDLENHKAPEGSSSKGSTAGSKSKAPRKLHSRSSCSIAADVQGKEEGTRDVAPETPEDPELPESEESKVEYCTFCNKDFKGSRLVPHALFHYRKDECMFCGVMFNDNILAMRHLSDHIEKLKRSKDSAGNNAQENCVFETKDISTSKTSAKAKTTNVSSGRRSRGRPRKSTHCPKSLSLPESNPSGSRQLRSSGKPVDQPLREKKENALKHLDSKTPVHKINGHIGKKKELDRPKKDALKSEAKRPLKQQEISQKRAKDGAERLQENQDVEMESPAASASVDKGLSSKATESVQVLKKTTKRKVVEEKNLEPQEKLCCPVEGCGWSTDPSKNRVAVLYHALDDHYGEVKPLELAFRVGNSKCNSCMRVMLSFEHFQHHVEIHRLLPRHPCLHQGCTARFKSGPEMRRHTRRHSPLQAVCCLPGCSQLFICLWALNLHEREHYTAKPTKPDKNTNEQTGDKQDNTPNGKKQPDRKPEDATVNKTASVKDARKLRGEASHNSTGKHVQAPLPTTVSASPLKEESKERNETKDSHVLKNLSNKDTSAQPTGPNLRLRQKLRKVTNTIQSHKVISSSLKRNNKVRHKVKEKQVKVNTKSPKRRGRPPKSKEAVHDENTTAGQNNQTVVVEKTALLVSPPKAEKAESSTQSGNSAPDVPADGLNVRTAPPTTSGEKKSALEKKSKSVDQQVEAKAAVESSPDMEGEAKEGGSIPAATASGLNEPTSKERTQKKKKASQKRKNVLKEGDTKIVKKKRKVDVLKEGDTKIVKKKRKDDVLKEGDTKIVKKKRKHDVLKEGDTKVVKKKRKDDVLKEGDTKIVKKKRKDDVLKEGDTKIVKKKCKDDVLKEGDTKIVKEKCKDEGVPPAKTEPLAEVNAEVVESPGCSVVMNGQAAKEDVNSTAPNDALPEDRPKPYMRLPPTAYLDEKYITMPKRRKELSFFQRCSHCFATFSSAEELESHLQLQTCSNLFGFDSDDEGSSLTY; encoded by the exons CTTGTGGAGGAGTACGCCTCTCACTGGCAGGTGCCGCTGCCTCGACTCAGGATCCTGGAGATAGCTCTCCGCTACTTCGCTGGAGCCTCCACcttaaaaacaaactgtgatcATGTGTCCCACACAGTCAGTAGTCTGGCCTT GAGTGTTTTTGAGTTGCTGCTGTTCTTTGACCAGAAAGACTTCCATCAGGAGCCGCTGAAACACTTCGCTGTTACATTCCAG GAATGTAACTCGGCTCTTGCGAGGCATCAGAATGTCCACTTGCTTCAGGTGGAGCGTTTGGTTCGGGGCGGTGGGCCTTGGGCCGGCCCAGCCTTACAGGCAATCCTCAGTGAATCCAGTTTACCTCAGAGTGAAG TGGATGGATGCATCAGCTCCGAGCTGCCGGTGTTCTTTGAGCTCCGGGTGCACTACCTCTTATCCTGTGAGCGGGTCAGTGAGGCGATGGCCCTGGCTAAGTGTTGTGCTGCGCATCCCACAGCAGGACAACACTTGTTCTTCCTCCAGGTCTACCTCACGTGGCTGTTCAAAACTTCACAGCATGACCGCCTGCATAAAGAG GTTGCTGAATTTAATGGTAAAGATGCAGTACACATCATCTGCAGTTTGGAGTGTGAGGAAACGGATGAGTTGCTACTAGCCCTCAGCAGAGCCTTCCTCTCCCAGCAGCTCCTCAGGGGAGACATGTATTATTTGTA TGATCTTGTCTTCATTTGGAGTAAACTTCATAGTCGGTTGAATACATCCAAGCAAGCTCTACTTGAGGAGAGTCATCAGCTGATGCTGTCTGCCACCAATGTTAACTCAATCTTCCCGTTCATCAGAGACATACTGCAAGAG CCGAGTGAAGATGGTATCGAGTTCTGCGTGGAGCTTTGTGCTAACGCCCTGGGGTCTTGCCGTCCCTGCGACGTCATCACCAAATCCCTAATCTACAAAACCATCGCCGGCCTGCTACCCAACGACCTGGAGGTTTCCCGGGTGTGTGCTCTGCTCGTCTTCTTCCTCGAACGCACCGTTGAGTCCTACAAGATGTTGTACCTCCTTTACATGCCTCCTGATCAGGAGTACCACGTGGAGTACAGCCCCATCAGAAATCACATTCGCTTTGAAACCCTGCAG tTCTTGAAGAAGGACCTGTGTTTTGACCCAGAGTTTTGGAACCTCATTGCTTTGCGGACAAACTGTTTGAAGCTGATGAGCGAGACGGTGGTCAGCGATGCCCTCGAAGAAATCATGGAGGACAAATGGATCCTGAGCTATTGCACCAAAGAGCCTGCTTTCCGATCACGTGCATCAGTATGTCAGAAAGCAAGAAAAAAGCGGCACCATGAAGAGGACAGTGAAGAGGATGCTGACAGTGCATCCAGGAGATTAAAGGTGGGCCCGGGCAGACCACGGCTAAATGTTGACCACACTATAAAGAAGAAAGGCAACCGGGGGTCATCATCTGAACCTTTGAGGCGTTCATTTTGGCAACAAGAGAGACTACAGGACAATGGGGAACTAAGACGCACAACACGACTCTCGGAGAAGAACCTACCAAAACGGAGGATTATGAAACCCAAGTGGCTTCTGGAAGACTCGGGAACTCTTGGAGAGAATAATGTTATTCCGAAGATCAAAAAACATGGGTTGAAACATCAAAAGGACCACGCATCCTCTGTCGAAAAGAGGTCTGAAACGGGTGAGCTCAAGAACAATGCAAATCACAATCCTTCAGTTAACTCTCATTTAATGGCAAgggaaaacaacagcaagcaccggAGAGGTTTTTCGTTGGAATCTCCTAAACCAGCAGCCTCTCCACAAGTAATTCTTGAGCTCTCCCTCCCAGACAATGAACTGATGGGAACGTTTACCGAGGACGCTTGCAACAGACAGAGGGGTTTCCCTCAAGTGCTTCTTTACAGACCTACATTGAAGGTTCCTGCCGCGTCTCAATCCTTGAAGACTGTACAACGCAAATTGGTGATTCTCAGAGCGCGGGATGCAGCGATGTTTGCACAGCAGTTGCACTGTTACGCTCTGCAGCAGAAAGGAAAAGGTAACACGCCGAATATTCAAGGTTCGGTATCAACAATCACACGCTCCTCTGTGCAAGGAAGTCCTCCAAAGGATCCACTCTGTGAAAAGCCTGCAGCTGAGGTGAAAGGTGGATTCACCTCTCAGACGCCAGCAGCAGCCGAAGCTACAAAATCCCCAGTCCTTCAAGCTCAAACTACAAAAGCAGTCTCacaaaagacattttcaggaaGAGAGCTCTCTGAGAAGTCTTCTGTTGAGATGAAAGTCACCAACGCGTCACAGACATCAGCAGAAACTGACCTTACAGAAGCCCCGATGGTAGATAAGGTCCTGCATGCTCCAACTGTTACTTCAGTTGGAGAGTTCTGTGAAGAGCCTGCTGTTGAGATGAAAGTCACTATTGCCTCAACAGCAGCTAATGTCACTCCATCCCCAGGTTTAGATAAGGTCTCTAAAGCTGTTAAGGACGCAGTTGAGGTTTCCCAAACCTCAACGGAGGACAACGATCAAATGGTAGTTACTGATAAAATCTCAAACATTGGAGCTGCTGATTCAACGCCCTCACAGTCACAAGATGTTCTTAAAGATGGGAAGCAAGATCTGAAGTCACTCTCTTCTCAAGCGGAAACTGTCAAAAACCCTGTAGCCCCAGAAGTGCTCGCCGCTGTCAGCAACAGCATTTCTGAGGTGACAGATGTTTCACTCTCAAAAGGACATGTGCCTTGTAAAAACGACACAAGTGGCGGAACAGTGGTCACTACGTCTACACCCACAGATCAGGACAGTATAAATGACATATCGGCTCTGACATTAGTGACAGAAATGGTTACTGAACTTGCACCTGAGGCACTTGCTCGAGATCTGGAGAATCACAAAGCTCCAGAGGGCAGCTCCTCCAAGGGGTCAACAGCTGGAAGTAAATCTAAAGCTCCTCGCAAATTACACTCCAGATCCAGCTGCTCTATAGCTGCAGACGTGCAAGGGAAGGAAGAGGGAACTCGGGATGTTGCTCCAGAAACGCCTGAGGACCCTGAACTCCCGGAATCAGAGGAATCCAAGGTGGAGTACTGTACCTTCTGCAACAAGGACTTTAAGGGAAGTCGCCTTGTACCACACGCTTTGTTCCACTATCGTAAAGATGAGTGCATGTTCTGCGGGGTGATGTTCAATGATAACATTCTGGCCATGAGGCACCTGTCTGACCATATTGAAAAGCTAAAGAGGAGCAAAGATTCCGCTGGTAACAATGCCCAAGAAAACTGCGTCTTTGAGACCAAAGATATCTCCACATCTAAGACCTCCGCCAAAGCAAAGACCACAAACGTGTCCTCTGGGCGCCGTAGTCGTGGGAGACCGAGGAAATCTACACACTGTCCTAAATCATTGAGCCTTCCAGAGTCAAACCCATCTGGGTCCAGACAGTTGAGATCCAGTGGCAAGCCAGTGGATCAACCTTTAcgtgaaaagaaagaaaacgcGTTGAAGCACCTTGATAGTAAAACTCCTGTCCACAAGATAAATGGGCATATTGGCAAAAAGAAAGAGCTTGACAGACCGAAAAAGGACGCCTTGAAGTCAGAAGCTAAGCGGCCACTTAAACAGCAGGAGATCTCTCAAAAAAGAGCAAAGGATGGAGCTGAGAGATTGCAAGAAAACCAAGATGTAGAGATGGAGTCACCTGCAGCATCAGCGTCGGTAGACAAAGGGCTCAGCTCCAAGGCGACAGAATCAGTGCAGGTCCTGAAGAAAACCACAAAACGGAAAGTTGTTGAAGAGAAAAATCTGGAGCCACAAGAAAAACTTTGCTGTCCTGTGGAGGGTTGCGGCTGGTCTACAGACCCGTCCAAAAACCGCGTTGCAGTCCTTTACCACGCTCTCGACGATCACTACGGCGAGGTCAAACCTTTAGAGCTAGCCTTCCGTGTGGGAAACAGCAAATGTAATAGCTGCATGAGGGTCATGTTGAGTTTTGAACACTTTCAGCACCACGTCGAAATACACAGACTCCTTCCTCGGCATCCCTGCCTTCATCAGGGTTGTACCGCCAGATTCAAAAGTGGACCGGAAATGAGGCGCCACACCAGGAGGCACAGTCCACTGCAGGCAGTGTGCTGCCTCCCTGGTTGTTCTCAGCTATTTATTTGTCTCTGGGCACTGAACCTTCATGAAAGAGAGCACTATACTGCCAAACCCACTAAACCAGACAAGAACACAAACGAACAAACGGGTGACAAACAGGATAACACACCGAATGGGAAGAAACAACCGGATCGCAAGCCAGAAGACGCAACTGTAAATAAGACTGCGAGTGTAAAGGATGCTCGTAAATTAAGAGGAGAAGCTTCACATAATTCAACAGGAAAACATGTTCAGGCTCCTCTTCCCACCACTGTCAGTGCATCTCCGTTGAAAGAGGAGTCAAAAGAACGAAATGAGACCAAGGATTCACACGTCTTGAAGAATCTTTCCAACAAGGACACCTCCGCGCAGCCCACTGGCCCTAATCTGAGATTAAGGCAAAAGTTGAGAAAAGTTACAAATACAATCCAAAGTCACAAAGTCATCTCATCATCATTAAAACGGAACAACAAAGTAAGGCACAAGGTCAAGGAAAAGCAGGTCAAAGTGAACACAAAAAGTCCCAAAAGAAGAGGGCGTCCTCCGAAGTCAAAGGAAGCTGTGCATGATGAGAACACCACTGCTGGTCAAAACAATCAAACTGTAGTCGTAGAAAAAACTGCTCTGCTTGTAAGCCCCCCTAAAGCAGAAAAGGCAGAAAGCTCAACACAAAGCGGTAACTCTGCGCCAGATGTCCCAGCTGACGGCTTAAATGTGAGAACTGCACCACCCACCACCTCAGGAGAGAAAAAATCTGCTTTGGAAAAGAAGTCAAAATCTGTAGACCAGCAGGTTGAGGCTAAAGCAGCAGTAGAGAGCTCTCCTGATATGGAAGGAGAAGCTAAAGAAGGAGGAAGCATCCCTGCTGCCACAGCTAGCGGTTTAAATGAACCGACTTCTAAAGAgagaacacagaagaagaagaaagcaagTCAGAAGCGCAAGAATGTTCTGAAAGAAGGTGACACAAAAATTGTCAAGAAAAAACGCAAAGTTGATGTTCTGAAAGAAGGTGACACAAAAATTGTCAAGAAAAAACGCAAAGATGATGTTCTGAAAGAAGGTGACACAAAGATTGTCAAGAAAAAACGCAAACATGATGTTCTGAAAGAAGGTGACACAAAAGTTGTCAAGAAAAAACGCAAAGATGATGTTCTGAAAGAAGGTGACACAAAAATTGTCAAGAAAAAACGCAAAGATGATGTTCTGAAAGAAGGTGACACAAAGATTGTCAAGAAAAAATGCAAAGATGATGTTCTGAAAGAAGGTGACACAAAAATTGTCAAGGAAAAATGCAAAGATGAGGGTGTTCCACCAGCAAAAACTGAACCGCTGGCTGAGGTGAATGCGGAGGTGGTGGAGAGCCCTGGTTGCTCTGTGGTGATGAACGGACAAGCAGCGAAGGAAGACGTCAATTCGACAGCGCCCAACGACGCTCTCCCAGAGGACAGACCAAAGCCATACATGCGTCTGCCGCCTACAGCGTACTTGGACGAGAAGTACATCACCATGCCAAAACGAAGGAAGGAGCTCTCCTTCTTCCAGCGATGTTCCCACTGTTTTGCGACGTTCTCCAGCGCCGAGGAGCTGGAGAGTCATCTCCAGCTGCAGACGTGCTCCAACCTCTTTGGATTTGACTCCGATGACGAGG GCAGCAGTTTAACATACTAA